GAGTTGAGCGTTGACACGTATAAATTAGcataattgaattaattagAATAACTGAAAGTAAATTGAGTATAGATACATCAAGcacaaaacattttgtttatgtGCGaattcataatacatattttaatatggatatAAGCTCcgaacataacattattatactatgaaatttaaatgcgtttttttccttgaaaaaaacaaatttaaaatacatttttttcgtagGTTTTATCGAATATCACAAGAAACTTAAGAATCTATAACACCGTGTCTTATTGTCGTACCAACATCTACATTTTAGAGagagttcaaaataaatcccACTCGATGAATTCAACTTGATtcctttacattttaattagcaGACTCGTATAGAAAGTTAAATACGATGAAGTACGTTTGTTCTATGGgacgttgtaacttgtaagtcgACTCACTTTTCTGACATAGCAATGAGATCTTCGATGGTATCTGGCAGTTTTCTGTTTAGCGTCTCGGGTAACACAAGCGACCACACTCCGACCAACAATGCCAGACCGCCGTACACGACCAACGGCATATTAACCCAAATTTCAGACtgaaaattgaaagaaaatTTGTGACGACccgtagtattatattatattgtacggtgcgTAAACGCCGTGCAGTGCTCTTGAACTGCATTTTAATGCACCTCCATACCGTGTTGTTAATGTATGGTGCCACAATTCCTCCGATCCTGGCGAAGAACGATCCTACCCCCAAGCCCATATTCCGCACCACGGTCGGAAACTGTTCTGCAGTGTAGACGTACACCGCTCCGTATGACGCAGTTATGGACATCTTGGCCATCATCGCAAAGAAGATAACCATCCACGTATTCGCTAGAATTAAATACCATTTGTatgtgaaatttttaatttgtcaatcAAACTTATAGAGCAGAGCAGTATGACACATTAAAGATTAACAGTAGATAAACGGTAAGTTTTtgtgatataataaaaaaaaaagtcaaagccaccttaaaatgttaataataaaatataataatcaatttcgttcattaataaataatataaactggaTAAATGATTTACTTTTGGGTACAGCTAGCGTTGCTAGAAGTGCTAATCCGGCTAATATTAGGAACCCAGATATATTTATCTTCCTGCCCCATTTGTTGAGGGtggctaataaaaatatataggccgGGAACTCAACTATACCGAATAAATTGaacacaaaatattgatttccTCCAAGATTAGAAGTACTCCAAGACAGACCATAATAGGCAGTGCTGTTTacaaacctaaaaaaaattaaataacattcaattatgattatatttttttttaaggtgcataatattaatttaaatatataattgtaggtatagAGGTACTGATTTCGCTACTTTTTGTGCaaccaacaaattattttaccaaactaacttatacttataactgaagaatatattatgtcataattatttaatgaaattaatattatttgttaaaattattttgtcatagtattatgtagattttttaagtcttttttgaattaaaaaatataattaaaagcataatttttaaaataactaaaaatatttccgcTTAGATGGAAGacccagaaaaaaattaatattttaataatttcaaaatacgtAACATGTTATATAAACGTAAGCAACGcccagttttttaataaaaaaattgtaattcctgCGGGCTAAgctctttatttatatttcatgatgtatacatatttaatcattataaattataactattgagTTTTTAAGAGTTGCAAAGTATAAAATTGTTGTCTGTTAATCTGATATCAAGagatgtatactgtatactgaTGAGATATCtgctgaaaaaatgtataatgatgaCATATACGATgactaaattatttgaaattgaaacGTATATGATATCAGATATTGTGTaagaatgattttaaaaaaaatgtttagttttgattattaatttcttgtaaatatttttgtacattttaaaattcatcatatttcaataaatggaaaatgtttggttttaataaattatttttaaacatatattataatataatcaatcacACGcgtaatataatgcaatatagCAAATATATcatcttcataataatatatatatattactctaGTCTCTGATAGTAAGTTTAtaggttaattaatttatatcgcATCAATCTAGTTGATTAGTACCAACTGCCATTACCACAAAAGCATTATGATGATAGATCTCTTCAAAATCACTGGGTGTTTGAATAGATCGAAAAACGACGCTTTGGGTTGATCATCGGCATTTACTGTAAGCTTTTTCTCAATATCGCATTCCAATATTTCAACTATGTCTTTTCCCGAAATGTCCACACCATTCACCCTGCACACTTTCTGGAGGATTTGTACGGCTTTATCCTGTTTACCGTTGGCCAGTAGCCAACGCACCGATTCTGGTACAAACCTGGTacaaagttaaaaatttgttttagtaaaCTTTGCTGGTGCGAAACCAATACGTGCACTACTGACCAATAATAGGTCGTGTAGAACAAAGTCGGTATGGTAATAGCCAGTTGAAAGTATCTCCAATTTTCGTGGAAGGCGTACGCAAATCCAGATGTTAAAAGAAAACCGACAGAAAAGAACATTTGTATGACCACGCCGACCACCATTCGATATTTGGAGCTGACAAATTCCAAACCTGTGAAAAATCgtacttttataatttgaaacagAAACATCTCACGGTCCGTGaacgtatatttaaatacacattttaatacaacgtgtctatacgtacatattaataaaaaaaaaaattttaaaacgtaaattagttatcaatacattttaaattatgaatgaaaatagtacaacaataaatattaaatgttatatcacATAAAATAAACACTGTAACTAATCTAATGATTACTTTATGCGGCGAtaatgcaaaaaatattataaagaattaactattaatctattaataatttttcgcGATAAACAGTTTTTACCTGTTGATTAAACagtgaaatatttattaggtCACATTTTAAAgtccatattattaatatagccaTGTGCAGTGTGCATTAGTGTTTAACAACCACTCAGTTTCGTATTGAATACTGCTGtctaaatataggtaaaatcTTAGTTATGGACTATGGTAAACGGCCTACCGATGACATAAGCTGCTAGGTATAGCCCCGAAGTTGATGCTCCTACCAACACTCTGAGAAATGTAAAGCTCCAATACTCTTGTGTAAATGCCATACCGCAACCGGAAATTCCCTGCAGCAATACcgatattacaaaaatattttttctcccAATTCTGAAAACAATAAAAGTGTTAAGACGcgattatagtaggtatagaacGTAGGCTGATCATGTTacggactataatattatatattattttatgtactatTCAGAGTATT
The Metopolophium dirhodum isolate CAU chromosome 7, ASM1992520v1, whole genome shotgun sequence DNA segment above includes these coding regions:
- the LOC132948273 gene encoding organic cation transporter protein-like, yielding MTFDDLLHKIGDFGKYQRRIYFFLCLPAISCALHKLSGVFILAKTDYRCQLPGEPDNASYGLPPDIMNKSYPFDYKLDHFSSCKMYDTNFTEAYYSSNITANQSIACHRWIYDRHDFQNTAVMEFNLVCDRAWYKGTADSMLMVGVMLGSIIFGYLSDRIGRKNIFVISVLLQGISGCGMAFTQEYWSFTFLRVLVGASTSGLYLAAYVIGLEFVSSKYRMVVGVVIQMFFSVGFLLTSGFAYAFHENWRYFQLAITIPTLFYTTYYWFVPESVRWLLANGKQDKAVQILQKVCRVNGVDISGKDIVEILECDIEKKLTVNADDQPKASFFDLFKHPVILKRSIIIMLLWFVNSTAYYGLSWSTSNLGGNQYFVFNLFGIVEFPAYIFLLATLNKWGRKINISGFLILAGLALLATLAVPKTNTWMVIFFAMMAKMSITASYGAVYVYTAEQFPTVVRNMGLGVGSFFARIGGIVAPYINNTSEIWVNMPLVVYGGLALLVGVWSLVLPETLNRKLPDTIEDLIAMSEKKYKRVLINDPATNGDVKKDKNKY